A genomic window from Lactobacillus sp. ESL0677 includes:
- the yajC gene encoding preprotein translocase subunit YajC has translation MNWVNILLIILVVVLLILYLVILPIARRKSMTRNQQAMSDFFKSLHENEKVVLLNGVVGTIKSVSQHYVNLEIAQNVIVKVDKHGIASELNQGEKADE, from the coding sequence GTGAACTGGGTCAATATTTTATTAATTATTCTAGTCGTAGTTTTATTAATTCTTTATTTAGTAATTTTACCAATAGCTCGTCGTAAAAGTATGACTAGAAATCAGCAAGCAATGAGCGATTTCTTTAAATCGCTTCATGAAAATGAAAAAGTTGTATTGCTGAATGGCGTAGTTGGTACGATTAAAAGTGTTAGCCAGCATTATGTTAACTTAGAAATTGCTCAAAATGTTATTGTCAAAGTTGATAAACATGGTATTGCTTCTGAGCTGAATCAAGGAGAGAAAGCAGATGAATGA
- a CDS encoding PTS fructose transporter subunit IIA, with protein MKYDICIIGHGDFPMGIDSDIKTVAGTDELVTCLNLDEHTTHEKFTQDLDQYLDTHENVIVFADMTGGAPYQIAAKRILTNPKDTNKYVLSGVSMNLVLDVYLKNLSGQLTAENIEDSLSHVIEESKSMMQSISQSTISKKA; from the coding sequence GGGAATTGACTCCGATATTAAAACAGTAGCTGGTACAGATGAACTAGTTACATGTTTAAATCTAGACGAGCACACAACACATGAAAAATTTACACAAGATCTTGATCAGTATTTAGATACACACGAAAATGTTATTGTTTTTGCTGACATGACTGGTGGCGCTCCATACCAAATAGCAGCTAAGCGCATTTTGACTAATCCTAAAGACACTAATAAGTATGTCTTATCTGGTGTATCAATGAATCTAGTGCTTGATGTTTACTTAAAAAATTTGTCTGGACAATTAACTGCGGAAAACATAGAGGATTCATTAAGTCATGTAATTGAAGAATCTAAATCAATGATGCAGTCAATTTCACAATCTACTATTTCTAAGAAGGCGTAG